A genome region from Nymphalis io chromosome Z, ilAglIoxx1.1, whole genome shotgun sequence includes the following:
- the LOC126780198 gene encoding uncharacterized protein LOC126780198: MFGVVLLTSTFIAIANARIYERCELARDLLKIGVKRDDVATWVCIAFHESRFDTAARNPHSGDHGLLQISELYWCGPGKACGVPCSAFRNEDIYDDVQCALRIHEEHTRLQGNGFLAWVVYPHHCKHNAKKYIVDCDTSIKHAPAKFDDRARHIKTFERNDTGPQIVNYPDIDKLKPPYLAVNELFKGNNMNEFEKSYYNNKGPLNWLNFKINNIDSLKLPDLSKRGHFEFTAPSLSTTTSYPAFIEIKPPSPRKIESNQFRRRMMNLETISTKSNVKNDYLFRKAFGEVSSNNNVYEEIDLSHNPFINLQKISAKSSTEIPYRTRGLSSYNKNYINYFVSTTPRTITSTTFERSKSSEKRVPIQKQNFGLQTTTPNTITSRRGKSRYVPENNNHIYSKLHLPSTITSASLAVAQFDENNNAKVNVNYNISMDSSNKSEQRQLKSLETTASPTTFTRTNSFNKSMDTMENKPFTALDGGILSSEKTRKYESTPKTRTANRSIEMLGSSTRYNWDSLRYIHTTLSTPQTVWTTKSRASTPTTIAPTTERIVSTKKVTSFTQTSADPTPTVKSTQSIFDLYLNPTKATLRPFKFTSFENSPFRVRIFSDGTTTSPLSYHASKKLKL; this comes from the coding sequence ATGTTCGGTGTCGTGTTGTTGACGAGTACGTTCATTGCGATCGCTAACGCGCGCATTTACGAGCGATGTGAACTCGCCCGTGACCTGTTGAAAATCGGTGTGAAAAGGGACGATGTGGCAACATGGGTCTGCATCGCTTTCCACGAGTCCAGATTTGATACGGCAGCTCGGAATCCTCACAGTGGCGACCACGGGTTGCTACAAATCAGTGAGCTGTACTGGTGCGGTCCCGGCAAGGCTTGTGGTGTTCCGTGTTCAGCATTTCGCAACGAAGATATATACGATGACGTTCAATGCGCTTTACGAATTCACGAGGAACACACGCGCCTTCAAGGAAACGGTTTCCTGGCATGGGTAGTGTACCCGCATCACTGCAAGCACAATGCAAAGAAATATATAGTCGACTGTGACACTTCTATAAAACATGCACCTGCAAAATTTGATGATAGAGCACGgcatataaaaacatttgagcGTAATGATACAGGCCCGCAGATTGTAAATTATCCAGATATTGATAAATTGAAACCGCCTTATCTAGCtgttaatgaattatttaaaggaAATAACATGAACGAATTTGAAaagagttattataataataaagggcCGTTAAATTggctaaattttaaaattaacaacataGATAGTTTGAAGTTACCAGACTTATCTAAAAGAGGCCATTTTGAATTTACAGCACCATCTCTGTCTACTACCACATCGTATCCAGcattcattgaaataaaaccaCCATCGCCCAGAAAAATAGAGTCTAATCAATTCCGCCGAAGAATGATGAACTTAGAAACAATATCTACAAAAAGTAACGTTAAAAATGATTATCTGTTTAGAAAAGCTTTCGGCGAAGTTTCGTCCAATAATAACGTATACGAAGAAATCGATCTATCCCATAATCCTTTTATCAATTTGCAAAAGATATCTGCAAAGTCTTCCACAGAAATACCTTATCGTACGAGAGGCTTGTCcagctataataaaaattatataaattattttgtctcAACTACGCCTCGAACAATTACAAGTACTACGTTTGAAAGATCGAAGTCATCCGAGAAAAGAGTGCccatacaaaaacaaaactttgGCTTACAAACAACAACGCCAAATACGATTACTTCAAGAAGAGGAAAATCTCGTTACGTGCCAGAAAACAACAACcatatttattcaaaacttCATCTTCCTTCTACTATAACGTCGGCGTCATTAGCGGTCGCTCAATTCGATGAAAACAACAACGCAAaagttaatgttaattataacatttcaatggATAGTTCAAACAAGAGCGAACAACGTCAACTTAAATCACTTGAAACAACAGCATCTCCAACAACTTTTACACGGACTAATTCATTTAACAAATCTATGGATACAATGGAAAACAAACCGTTTACTGCTTTGGATGGGGGAATCCTTTCTTCCGAAAAAACTCGAAAATATGAAAGTACACCGAAGACTCGAACTGCGAATAGATCAATAGAAATGTTAGGATCATCTACAAGATACAACTGGGACAGTTTGCGTTATATTCACACAACATTATCGACACCTCAAACCGTCTGGACAACTAAAAGCCGAGCCTCTACACCGACCACTATAGCACCCACAACTGAAAGAATAGTTTCTACAAAAAAAGTTACGTCTTTTACACAAACTTCAGCTGATCCTACACCCACTGTTAAATCCACACAATCTATATTTGACTTGTATTTGAATCCTACTAAGGCTACATTAAGGCCTTTTAAATTTACTTCATTTGAAAACAGTCCGTTTAGAGTCAGAATATTTTCAGATGGTACCACCACTTCGCCTCTTTCTTACCATGCTTCAAAGAAGCTCAAgctatag